In Deinococcus sp. QL22, the following are encoded in one genomic region:
- a CDS encoding 1,4-dihydroxy-6-naphthoate synthase — translation MTDAAPASPAVLQLDSLQLGYSFCPNDTFIFHALYAGLTPSPVPVTEILEDVQTLNDWAVQGRLPMTKISYRAYFGVMDRYVALRAGGALGRGVGPLVVARNGTAGTDLSDMDLNGKVVASPGALTTAELLLRAVYPDVKVLRMRYDAVMPAVERGEWEGQAVDAGLIIHESRFTYPQHGLSKVLDLGAWWEGETGLPLPLGAILVRRDLPTELQWNLNTAVRQSLDYAYAHPQAATEYIRAHASEMSEEVMRAHIDLYVNEFSLDVGEEGERAVQELHRRAVAVGAVSDSDLPLFVSSGPNL, via the coding sequence ATGACCGACGCCGCCCCCGCCTCGCCCGCCGTCCTGCAACTGGATTCACTCCAACTGGGCTATTCGTTCTGTCCCAACGACACGTTTATTTTTCATGCACTGTACGCGGGCCTCACGCCGTCGCCCGTGCCTGTAACCGAAATTTTGGAAGACGTGCAAACCCTGAACGACTGGGCCGTGCAGGGCCGCCTGCCGATGACCAAAATCAGCTACCGCGCCTATTTTGGCGTGATGGACAGATATGTGGCGCTGCGGGCAGGCGGCGCACTGGGCCGGGGCGTGGGGCCGCTGGTGGTGGCGCGGAATGGAACGGCTGGAACGGATTTGAGCGACATGGATTTGAATGGAAAGGTGGTGGCTTCTCCCGGCGCACTGACCACCGCCGAACTGCTCCTGCGGGCCGTGTATCCCGACGTGAAGGTGCTGAGAATGCGCTACGACGCCGTGATGCCCGCTGTGGAGCGCGGCGAGTGGGAAGGCCAGGCCGTAGACGCGGGCCTGATCATTCACGAGTCGCGCTTTACCTACCCACAGCACGGCCTCAGCAAAGTACTGGATCTGGGCGCGTGGTGGGAAGGCGAAACCGGGTTGCCACTGCCACTGGGCGCAATTCTGGTGCGGCGCGACCTGCCCACCGAGTTGCAGTGGAACCTGAATACTGCCGTGCGCCAGAGTTTGGACTACGCCTACGCCCACCCGCAGGCCGCCACCGAATATATCCGCGCCCACGCCTCCGAAATGTCGGAGGAAGTGATGCGGGCGCATATTGACCTGTACGTGAATGAGTTCAGTTTGGATGTGGGTGAGGAAGGCGAACGCGCCGTGCAGGAGCTTCACCGCCGCGCTGTAGCTGTGGGGGCAGTTTCAGATTCAGACCTGCCATTGTTCGTTTCTTCCGGCCCGAATTTATAA
- a CDS encoding ATP/GTP-binding protein — protein MSTINFAAREINCKIVYYGPGMSGKTTNLKHVFGKVPAHLRGEMVSLATEDERTLFFDFLPLDLGTVQGFKTRFHLYTVPGQVFYNASRKLILRGVDGIVFVADSAPNRLRANAESMRNLRENLAEHGIDVRDVPIVLQVNKRDLPDALPTNMIRSVIDPRQELQLFEATAHLGGGVFETLKTVSRLVLERLSQNK, from the coding sequence GTGAGTACCATCAACTTTGCTGCCCGCGAAATCAATTGCAAGATCGTGTACTACGGCCCCGGCATGAGCGGCAAGACCACCAACCTCAAGCACGTGTTCGGCAAGGTTCCGGCCCACCTGCGCGGCGAAATGGTCAGCCTCGCCACCGAAGACGAGCGTACCCTGTTCTTCGATTTCCTGCCCCTCGACCTCGGCACCGTGCAGGGCTTCAAAACCCGTTTTCACCTGTACACCGTGCCCGGTCAGGTGTTTTATAACGCCAGCCGCAAACTGATTTTGCGCGGCGTAGACGGCATCGTATTCGTGGCCGACAGCGCCCCCAACCGCTTGCGGGCCAACGCCGAAAGCATGCGCAACCTCCGCGAAAACCTCGCAGAACACGGCATCGACGTGCGCGATGTGCCCATCGTATTGCAGGTCAACAAGCGCGACCTACCCGACGCCCTCCCCACCAATATGATCCGCTCCGTTATCGATCCCCGTCAGGAACTGCAACTGTTCGAGGCCACCGCGCACCTGGGCGGGGGCGTGTTCGAGACGCTGAAAACCGTGAGCCGTTTGGTGCTGGAACGCCTGTCGCAGAATAAGTAA
- a CDS encoding superoxide dismutase family protein produces the protein MRGTETRLKRLRWTTLGVLTLGLAAAGGAEMVQMMAPATTPLTANAAITDEQGQVRGLATFRQAGTAVAVTVEARGLTPGQHGMHVHDTRKCLPGVDPAVNRVVPFGAAGPHFDSGMSRNHDSPEAGNKYGHSGDLPMLTVGADGVGRASFMSDKISLTGMDGILNRTLIIHEKPDDYKSDPSGMTGARVRCGTIVRVGLNTRDYPLPGVQTYPEGVAYDAKRGVLYTGSAATGAIYTVNPTSGTVNLFSEGGALGRSSALGLKVDSQSRVWVAGGATGTVSVLRPDGFPVAILETPKSPNPYINDLAPAADGSVYVTDSTRPVIFRVSPDLKLSAWLDLGNTPIKYGPGINLNGILATPDGRYLLTMQLNTGDLWRIDLRTKAVKKVMGGLTRGDGILLNPADPRTLYVARNAMGVVSKVALSADSGTGTLVAEEPLQGLRFPATLAAVDGDVVVTQSQLDKLIGGTPETPFRLTRFKAF, from the coding sequence ATGCGGGGAACTGAAACACGGTTGAAACGGCTGAGATGGACGACGCTGGGCGTACTCACACTGGGTCTCGCGGCGGCGGGCGGCGCAGAAATGGTGCAGATGATGGCCCCCGCCACCACACCCCTGACCGCCAATGCGGCCATCACCGACGAGCAGGGACAGGTGCGCGGCCTCGCCACCTTCCGGCAGGCGGGGACGGCAGTGGCCGTAACCGTAGAAGCGCGGGGGCTGACGCCGGGGCAGCACGGCATGCACGTGCATGACACGCGTAAATGCTTGCCCGGAGTCGACCCTGCCGTGAACAGAGTGGTGCCGTTCGGCGCAGCTGGCCCCCACTTCGATTCCGGCATGAGCCGCAACCATGACAGCCCCGAAGCGGGCAACAAGTACGGGCACTCGGGCGATCTGCCCATGCTGACGGTGGGCGCAGACGGCGTGGGCCGCGCCTCGTTCATGTCCGACAAGATTTCCCTGACGGGCATGGACGGCATCCTCAACCGTACCCTGATCATTCACGAAAAGCCCGACGACTACAAAAGCGATCCATCGGGCATGACGGGCGCACGCGTTCGCTGCGGCACCATTGTTCGCGTCGGCCTGAACACCCGCGACTACCCGCTGCCGGGCGTACAAACCTACCCAGAAGGCGTGGCGTATGACGCCAAAAGGGGCGTGCTGTACACGGGCAGTGCCGCCACCGGGGCTATTTACACGGTCAACCCGACCAGCGGAACGGTGAACCTGTTCAGCGAAGGCGGAGCTCTGGGCCGCAGCAGCGCTCTGGGCCTGAAGGTAGACAGCCAGAGCCGCGTGTGGGTGGCGGGCGGAGCGACAGGCACGGTCAGCGTGTTACGGCCCGACGGTTTCCCGGTCGCTATTCTGGAAACGCCCAAGAGTCCGAACCCGTATATCAACGACCTCGCGCCCGCCGCAGACGGCAGCGTATACGTCACCGATTCCACCCGCCCTGTGATTTTCCGGGTGTCGCCCGACCTGAAGCTGAGCGCGTGGCTGGATTTGGGCAATACGCCCATCAAATACGGCCCCGGCATCAACCTGAACGGCATTCTGGCAACCCCTGATGGCCGTTACCTGCTGACCATGCAGCTGAACACGGGCGACCTGTGGCGCATAGATTTGCGAACCAAAGCCGTGAAAAAAGTGATGGGCGGCCTGACCCGTGGCGACGGCATCCTGCTCAATCCCGCCGACCCGCGCACGCTGTACGTGGCCCGCAATGCAATGGGCGTGGTCAGCAAAGTAGCCCTCAGCGCCGATTCGGGCACGGGTACACTGGTTGCAGAAGAACCGCTGCAAGGCCTACGCTTTCCCGCCACGCTGGCGGCAGTGGACGGTGACGTGGTGGTCACACAGAGCCAACTGGACAAACTGATAGGCGGCACACCAGAAACACCCTTCCGTCTGACACGGTTTAAAGCCTTCTAA
- a CDS encoding aminotransferase class IV encodes MGTPVNILPALLDDPAWLHGASAFTTVRTRHGAALNWAAHWARLAGTCAFLGLPTPESEVPELETFAWGLLRITATAGGSFALHRPLAPGPRPAAGVHIHLTDIQPHPQLAAHKTGNYLPYRLAAQQTATAGAFEGWLLDATGHVVDGSRTSPLLEIGGRLVLPAGGLPGLTRATFLDGQEYETRPVAAAELPEVTRAWICGAGVGIVPVQEITGAGLRLLLPVQWPQVQVAGLVWPE; translated from the coding sequence ATGGGAACACCAGTGAACATCCTGCCTGCCCTATTGGACGATCCGGCCTGGTTGCATGGAGCCTCGGCATTTACCACGGTTCGGACGCGGCACGGGGCGGCGCTGAACTGGGCGGCACACTGGGCGCGTTTGGCGGGGACTTGCGCCTTCTTGGGCCTGCCCACGCCGGAATCTGAGGTGCCGGAACTGGAAACTTTCGCCTGGGGTCTCCTGCGTATCACCGCTACAGCGGGCGGAAGCTTCGCGCTGCACCGCCCGCTGGCACCCGGCCCGCGCCCGGCTGCTGGCGTCCATATTCACCTGACCGACATCCAGCCGCACCCGCAATTGGCCGCGCACAAAACCGGAAACTATCTACCCTACCGCCTCGCTGCCCAGCAAACCGCCACTGCCGGAGCATTTGAGGGTTGGTTGCTGGATGCAACTGGTCACGTCGTAGATGGCTCGCGCACCTCGCCGCTGCTGGAAATCGGCGGGCGGCTGGTGCTACCGGCGGGCGGCTTACCGGGCCTGACCCGCGCCACCTTTTTAGATGGGCAGGAGTATGAAACGCGGCCTGTCGCTGCCGCCGAGTTACCCGAGGTGACCCGCGCTTGGATTTGTGGCGCAGGCGTGGGCATCGTGCCTGTGCAGGAAATCACGGGGGCGGGGCTGCGACTCCTATTGCCTGTGCAGTGGCCGCAGGTACAGGTAGCGGGGCTGGTTTGGCCGGAGTAG
- a CDS encoding phosphodiester glycosidase family protein: protein MSRVQKKASRRGLWLTLLVLAASAAGQTSGQAAARPVAIGGVLQSAALETRVLGSVEYIAVWTLPRVGVSVRNDPRDVRLLYGNRELRYRPADAGGTGWVVLGFALTTPLPAPEIVNGSLYISLQTLQLLGVRLLSDAPDVLDFAAPAVVPSSTLPPSPVAAIPTLPVATPMPPTTPPLTELRPVPTPPAIQPIIVQPINPASPALAHLDTVRVSRTLHRKVEVQRVVLELSGLAPYTVVREKAGLSVTLPRVSATASAQELPSGDRLSVEPSDAGTTVRLNTGGGISTLFTLDNPDRVVIDTTTQLDSSVPPPIDPDALPTGVTYRQKGMLHLLSFDSALYQPRVVSAPSGKASDVAALVRGVGGVAGVNGGYFDPASALPVDLVVAGGLMTAPSLERRATIGFTAQGSTLFGYPKPRYLLTGPFGSLTVNSVSSKPRPDLLTAFVGNGSTPVGADSLTTLYIGLGGSTVLNALTGRVKPPAGTLTVTFDPARFPLLPRTAGQPLKTTLSWRADDAPWNTALDALSAGPLLVQAGQVALNPAREMFDTGTNLWRATRQVALGVMGGQTTIAYFEHGTPEVFAAALAGAGVRDAVRLDSGSSATAYLTGGYANLGAYLNTVWSRPVPNAIVFVPRTAPVLPSPVSPELSRR from the coding sequence GTGAGCAGAGTGCAGAAGAAAGCAAGCAGGCGCGGACTGTGGCTGACGCTGCTGGTGTTGGCGGCCAGTGCAGCCGGGCAGACCAGTGGTCAGGCAGCGGCGCGTCCGGTGGCGATTGGGGGCGTGCTGCAAAGTGCGGCGCTGGAAACGCGGGTGCTGGGCAGCGTGGAATACATAGCCGTCTGGACGCTACCCCGCGTGGGCGTCAGCGTGCGCAACGATCCGCGTGATGTGCGCCTGCTGTACGGCAACCGCGAATTGCGTTACCGCCCTGCCGACGCTGGGGGGACGGGATGGGTAGTCCTAGGCTTCGCACTGACCACGCCTCTGCCCGCACCCGAAATCGTGAACGGCAGCCTGTATATCTCGTTGCAAACCTTGCAATTGCTCGGCGTGCGCCTGCTCTCCGACGCGCCGGATGTGCTGGATTTCGCCGCGCCCGCTGTGGTGCCGAGTAGTACGCTTCCGCCTTCGCCTGTGGCGGCAATTCCAACTCTACCTGTTGCCACGCCGATGCCGCCAACCACGCCTCCACTCACCGAGCTTAGGCCTGTGCCCACGCCGCCCGCCATTCAGCCCATCATTGTTCAGCCCATCAATCCGGCCTCGCCTGCCCTGGCCCACCTTGATACGGTGCGGGTCAGCCGAACCCTGCACCGAAAAGTAGAGGTGCAGCGTGTGGTGCTGGAACTGAGCGGCCTCGCCCCCTACACCGTCGTGCGCGAGAAAGCGGGCCTAAGCGTGACCCTGCCCCGCGTGAGCGCCACCGCCAGCGCGCAGGAATTGCCTTCCGGAGACCGCCTGAGCGTGGAGCCGAGCGACGCCGGAACCACCGTGCGCCTGAACACGGGCGGCGGCATCAGCACGCTGTTTACGCTGGACAACCCAGACCGAGTGGTGATCGATACGACCACGCAACTTGATTCCTCTGTGCCGCCGCCGATTGACCCGGACGCCCTGCCCACTGGCGTTACCTACCGCCAGAAAGGAATGCTGCACCTACTGAGTTTCGACTCGGCCCTGTATCAGCCGCGTGTGGTAAGTGCGCCTAGCGGCAAGGCGTCGGATGTGGCCGCGTTGGTACGCGGCGTGGGCGGCGTGGCAGGCGTGAACGGCGGGTATTTTGACCCCGCCAGTGCGCTTCCCGTCGATCTGGTGGTGGCGGGCGGCCTGATGACGGCCCCCAGTCTGGAACGCCGCGCCACTATCGGCTTTACTGCGCAGGGCAGCACCCTCTTTGGGTATCCCAAGCCGCGCTACCTGCTGACCGGGCCGTTTGGCAGCCTGACCGTAAACAGCGTGAGCAGCAAGCCCCGGCCCGATCTGCTCACCGCCTTTGTGGGCAATGGCAGCACGCCTGTGGGCGCGGACAGCCTGACCACGTTGTATATAGGTCTGGGCGGCAGCACGGTGCTGAACGCATTGACAGGGCGGGTCAAGCCGCCTGCCGGAACCCTGACCGTCACTTTTGACCCTGCCCGTTTTCCACTGTTGCCGCGCACCGCCGGGCAGCCCCTGAAGACCACCCTGAGTTGGCGGGCCGACGACGCGCCGTGGAATACCGCCCTCGACGCCCTGAGCGCGGGGCCGCTGCTGGTGCAGGCCGGTCAGGTGGCTCTCAACCCGGCCCGCGAGATGTTCGATACAGGCACCAACCTGTGGCGGGCGACCCGGCAAGTGGCGCTGGGCGTCATGGGCGGGCAAACCACCATCGCCTACTTCGAACACGGCACGCCCGAAGTGTTCGCCGCAGCCCTGGCTGGAGCAGGCGTGCGCGACGCCGTGCGGCTCGACAGTGGCAGCAGCGCCACAGCCTATCTGACGGGC
- a CDS encoding ABC transporter ATP-binding protein, protein MTKQGAPALPAIEVRGLVKRYGSNTILEDVHLTVKAGEVYALTGPNGAGKTTLIRCLTGLAFPTDGEVRLLGRDVHTDGTRARAYLGAVVEAPAKFYPQFTGTQNLQTHANLAAMAPGGRKVSRDRIREVLALLELTRMADRKVEEFSLGQRQRLGVASAILAEPKVLILDEPTSGLDPLGIGLIHRIVTSLATSGCAVILSTHHLREIATYAHTVGILTGGRMVDTVDLRARQAAYRFRVDDPVGAASALERLPFVRRVTTRTPYAIAYLGGESRVPDALAHLSNEGIRVFEASPDHFDLYEYYRERVEQA, encoded by the coding sequence GTGACTAAGCAAGGCGCGCCCGCACTTCCGGCCATCGAGGTGCGCGGATTGGTAAAGCGGTACGGTTCCAATACCATCCTCGAAGACGTTCACCTGACCGTAAAGGCAGGCGAAGTGTATGCCCTGACCGGCCCCAACGGTGCAGGCAAAACCACCCTCATTCGCTGCCTGACCGGCCTGGCCTTTCCCACCGACGGCGAGGTGAGGCTCTTGGGGCGCGACGTGCACACCGATGGCACCCGCGCCCGCGCTTACCTCGGCGCAGTCGTAGAGGCTCCGGCCAAGTTTTACCCGCAGTTTACGGGCACTCAGAACCTGCAAACCCACGCCAACCTTGCGGCGATGGCTCCCGGCGGGCGCAAAGTCAGCCGTGACCGCATTCGGGAAGTGCTGGCCCTGCTGGAACTGACCCGCATGGCTGACCGCAAGGTGGAGGAATTTTCGCTGGGGCAGCGGCAACGGCTAGGCGTGGCGTCGGCAATTTTGGCCGAACCCAAAGTGCTGATTCTGGACGAACCCACCAGCGGCCTCGACCCCCTCGGCATCGGCCTGATTCACCGCATCGTGACCAGCCTCGCCACCAGTGGGTGCGCCGTGATCCTCAGTACCCACCACCTGCGCGAAATTGCCACCTACGCGCATACGGTGGGCATTCTGACGGGCGGGCGCATGGTAGACACGGTGGATTTGCGGGCGCGGCAGGCGGCTTACCGCTTCCGGGTAGACGATCCGGTGGGCGCGGCCTCGGCGCTGGAGCGCTTGCCGTTCGTGCGCCGGGTCACCACCCGCACGCCCTACGCCATCGCGTATCTGGGCGGAGAATCCCGCGTGCCCGACGCTCTGGCGCACCTCAGCAACGAGGGCATCCGGGTCTTCGAGGCCAGCCCTGACCATTTCGACCTGTACGAGTACTACCGCGAGCGCGTGGAGCAAGCCTGA
- a CDS encoding roadblock/LC7 domain-containing protein yields the protein MIEPSLALYGDAFARVDRLLEELLEVTGVRYGLLVDRKGFVLSHKEALWAPRPPALDSVATLVASNAAATGALANMLGERTFSEQTHQGENGTLYVESVGDQALLTLIFDVAVPLGKVKVYARKSIVQLAAILEELKDIPPVQLDSDFSKGANALLDDLLG from the coding sequence ATGATTGAACCCTCACTTGCCCTGTACGGAGACGCATTTGCCCGCGTTGACCGGTTATTAGAGGAACTGCTGGAGGTCACCGGCGTCCGTTATGGGCTGCTGGTAGACCGTAAAGGCTTCGTGTTGTCTCATAAGGAGGCGCTCTGGGCACCTCGTCCGCCTGCGCTGGACAGTGTGGCGACGCTGGTGGCCAGCAACGCCGCCGCCACAGGCGCACTCGCCAACATGTTGGGTGAGCGCACCTTCAGCGAACAGACCCATCAGGGCGAGAACGGCACCCTGTACGTGGAATCGGTGGGCGATCAGGCCCTCCTGACCCTGATTTTCGACGTGGCTGTGCCGCTGGGCAAGGTCAAGGTGTACGCCCGCAAATCCATCGTGCAACTCGCCGCCATCCTGGAAGAACTCAAAGATATTCCGCCCGTGCAACTGGATTCGGACTTCTCCAAAGGGGCCAACGCCCTGCTTGACGATCTCCTCGGATGA
- a CDS encoding DUF6174 domain-containing protein, giving the protein MIRSVLIRSGLLAALALSLGACMNRPMSTNSGSAEPTAQPQPGAACVEGYTRPDFARLNADLSAARTRWQAAAISNYAYDFAQYALPVRFPAVRVTVSGGAVQSVALKAGEEGEPSAQARATVGDLFQNIADALAYQQAQPCPAVEAEYDAQDGHPTRLYSGIKEANSADGEGEWNVTGFARR; this is encoded by the coding sequence ATGATCCGTTCCGTGTTGATCCGCAGTGGGTTGCTGGCGGCGCTGGCCCTGAGCCTAGGCGCGTGCATGAACCGCCCGATGTCTACCAACTCCGGCAGCGCGGAGCCAACAGCCCAGCCACAGCCTGGCGCCGCCTGCGTAGAGGGCTACACCCGCCCCGACTTTGCCCGCCTGAACGCCGACCTTAGCGCCGCCCGCACCCGCTGGCAGGCCGCCGCCATCTCCAACTATGCCTACGATTTTGCCCAGTACGCCTTGCCTGTGCGCTTTCCCGCCGTGCGCGTCACCGTCAGTGGCGGGGCAGTGCAGAGTGTGGCCCTTAAAGCGGGTGAGGAGGGCGAACCCTCGGCACAGGCCCGCGCTACCGTTGGCGACCTGTTTCAGAATATTGCCGATGCTCTGGCCTATCAGCAGGCCCAGCCTTGCCCAGCCGTGGAAGCCGAATACGACGCGCAGGACGGGCATCCGACGCGGCTGTATAGCGGGATTAAGGAAGCCAATAGTGCAGACGGGGAAGGGGAGTGGAATGTGACGGGGTTTGCGCGGCGCTGA
- a CDS encoding ABC transporter permease, with translation MLTLITLEFLKLLGSRSARLALLVCFVLPLLWAFAPRLEVLMKVAVVSGWQIPAISIGIAVQFLIPLFIAVTVAEMIGTEVSQGTLAPLLLRPVERTTVIASKLIVALSYPVLLISITVIGSLLAGIPRGFGEFAGGTGMGPGLFVGVGTLTSNAALAEVLRGSLLAAVMLMPIAALALLFGVLLLNTAAAALATFAALNLMRLLVVFPDTIQRVLLTSHLNLYAQQTDITQPLILLIIYTVGFGLMAVFAFDRRDV, from the coding sequence ATGCTGACCCTGATTACCCTAGAGTTCCTGAAACTGCTCGGTTCCCGCAGCGCCCGCCTTGCCCTGCTCGTGTGCTTTGTGCTGCCGCTGCTGTGGGCCTTTGCTCCTCGCCTGGAGGTGCTGATGAAGGTGGCCGTGGTCAGCGGGTGGCAGATTCCCGCCATCAGTATCGGCATCGCCGTGCAGTTCCTGATTCCGCTGTTTATTGCCGTCACGGTGGCCGAAATGATCGGCACGGAAGTCAGTCAGGGCACGCTCGCGCCTCTACTGCTGCGCCCTGTGGAACGCACCACCGTCATTGCCAGCAAACTGATCGTGGCCCTGTCGTATCCGGTGCTGCTGATCTCCATTACGGTCATAGGATCGCTGCTGGCGGGCATTCCCAGAGGCTTTGGGGAATTTGCGGGCGGTACGGGCATGGGGCCGGGGCTGTTTGTGGGCGTGGGTACCCTGACCAGCAATGCGGCGTTGGCCGAGGTGCTGCGCGGCAGTCTGCTGGCCGCCGTGATGCTGATGCCGATTGCCGCCCTCGCGTTGCTGTTCGGCGTGCTGCTACTGAATACTGCCGCCGCTGCACTCGCCACTTTTGCCGCCCTGAACCTGATGCGCCTGTTGGTTGTCTTCCCCGACACCATCCAGCGCGTGCTGCTCACCAGCCACCTGAACCTGTACGCCCAACAGACCGACATCACCCAGCCACTGATTTTGCTGATCATCTATACGGTGGGATTTGGGCTGATGGCGGTGTTCGCCTTTGACCGCCGGGATGTTTGA
- a CDS encoding sorbosone dehydrogenase family protein has protein sequence MRTPFLTALTAALAFASFGPTSTTFAQQPPPALLPPVQPRPIAPPDRPVTVTATRNEPTPLEFTMDKLERLTVPQGFTLSVMATGLGNARLMHVMPDGGIYLTRRQQNDVWYLKDVNNDGKIEAVERKQVAQNLKAAHGMDVKEGKLYVVGEKTIWVMTMAKDGTLSVPRVFADGFPDAGQHPARTIHWGPDGFLYATFGSTNNDAPTLNPEEATMLRISPNGQIREVFARGLRHTIGFGWHPISKTLYGFDQGSDWHGDNIPPEELNVILRGKNYGWPFCYGDKQPDPYVNVGNIPGKITKAEYCAGTQGSTLNYTAHAAAIDAKFYTGTQFPTEFRNDAFVAYRGSWNRSEPSGYEIARVNFDAANKPTAITPFISGFVFEENGEWKQFGRVAGVAQYTDGSLLFTDDQSGVIYRVRYTGGN, from the coding sequence ATGCGTACACCCTTTCTGACCGCTCTGACGGCGGCCCTTGCTTTTGCCAGTTTTGGCCCGACCTCTACCACGTTTGCCCAGCAGCCCCCACCCGCCTTGCTGCCGCCCGTACAGCCGCGCCCGATTGCGCCGCCCGACCGCCCCGTGACCGTGACTGCCACGCGCAACGAGCCGACGCCGCTGGAATTTACGATGGATAAGCTCGAGCGCCTCACCGTGCCACAGGGCTTTACCCTCAGCGTGATGGCGACCGGGTTAGGCAACGCCCGCCTGATGCACGTGATGCCTGACGGCGGTATTTACCTGACGCGCCGTCAACAAAACGACGTGTGGTACCTGAAAGACGTGAACAACGACGGCAAAATCGAGGCCGTGGAGCGCAAGCAGGTGGCCCAGAACCTCAAGGCCGCGCACGGCATGGACGTGAAAGAAGGCAAGCTGTACGTTGTGGGCGAGAAAACCATCTGGGTCATGACGATGGCGAAGGACGGTACCCTCAGCGTGCCCCGCGTGTTTGCCGACGGCTTCCCCGATGCGGGCCAGCACCCGGCACGCACGATTCACTGGGGGCCGGACGGCTTCCTGTACGCCACATTCGGGTCGACCAACAACGACGCCCCCACCCTAAACCCCGAAGAAGCGACCATGCTCAGAATCAGCCCCAATGGTCAGATTCGGGAAGTATTTGCACGCGGCCTGCGCCATACCATCGGCTTTGGCTGGCACCCCATTTCCAAGACCCTGTACGGCTTCGATCAGGGCAGCGACTGGCACGGCGACAACATTCCGCCCGAAGAACTGAATGTGATCCTGCGCGGCAAGAACTACGGCTGGCCCTTTTGCTACGGCGACAAACAGCCCGATCCCTACGTGAACGTGGGCAACATTCCCGGCAAGATCACCAAAGCCGAATACTGCGCGGGCACGCAGGGCAGCACCCTGAATTACACGGCGCACGCGGCAGCCATCGACGCCAAGTTCTATACGGGCACGCAGTTTCCCACCGAATTCCGCAACGACGCCTTCGTGGCCTACCGGGGATCGTGGAACCGTTCGGAACCCAGTGGCTACGAAATCGCCCGCGTGAACTTTGACGCCGCCAACAAGCCCACCGCCATCACGCCCTTTATTTCGGGCTTCGTGTTCGAGGAAAACGGCGAGTGGAAGCAGTTTGGCCGGGTGGCAGGCGTGGCCCAGTACACCGACGGCAGCCTGCTGTTTACCGATGACCAGAGCGGCGTGATTTACCGCGTGCGCTACACCGGGGGAAACTGA